The segment CGCGCGGTCGATGCGCGCGTCGGTCAGCCATGCCATGGGTGAGGTCCCGGTCTCGTTGCGAAAGCGGCGGACCAAGGTGCGCCGGGCCATGTGGGCGCGTGCGGCGATGTCGTCGACGGTGACGCCCGCTGCCATGTTGTCGAGCATCCAGTCCCGGACGCCGGCCAGTTCCTCGCTCCTCGGCCGGCTGCGGAGCTGGTCGACGTACTGCGCCTGGCCGCCGGGCCGTTGGGGCGGCGCCACCAGGAACCGCGCCCTTGCGTTCGCGGCGGCGGCTCCGTGGTCGGTCCGGATCAGGTGCAGACACAGGTCGATTCCGGCGGTCACACCCGCCGACGTGAGGATGTCACCGTCGTCCACGAACATGCGGTTCGGCTGGACCTCGATGCTCGGGTAGCGGCTTTGAAGCCGGTCAGAGACCTGCCAGTGCGTCGTGGCGGGCCTTCCGTCGAGAAGACCTGCCGCCGCCAGGGCAAACGCTCCGGAGCAGACGGACACGATTCGCGCGCCCCGGCCGTGCGGCGCGCGCAGAGCGGCCAGAGCCGCGCTCGGGACGTCGGCGTCAATGTCGTCGTATCCCGGGACGATGACAGTGTCCGCCTTTTCGAGCGCATCAAGGCCGGCGGTACCGGTGACGGAGAACCCCGCGCGGGCCACCGGCACCACCTGCTCGGTCGTCGCAACCGTCAGCTCGTAGTTCGGGTCCATCGAGAAGATCTGCGCCGCGATGCCGAGCTCAAGCGGCAGCACGCCGGGCAGGCTCAGTACGACAACGTGATGGCGCAGGGGCGCGGCCACATCATCGGAGATCATGGCCCAATAATAGCGGAGGTAGGCCCTCGGGCCACTTCTGCGGACGGCGACGCAAGCCTAGGTTCGGACCATGAACGATCATCTGGTTCTACCGACCGGCGACGTCGCCGACGCGGCCCTCGCAATCATGCACAAGACCGTGGACAAGCAGATCGCCGACCACAGCCTGCGCAGTTTCCACTTCGCACGGCTGACCGCTCAGCAAGAAGGCCTGCTCACCGACGCCGCATACGACGAGGGCCTGCTGTTCGCAGCCACGGCCATGCACGACCTCGGACTGGGGACACTCGCCGAGGGCAACGCCCGATTCGAGGTCGAAGGCGCGGACATCGCCGCAAAGCTGCTGGCCGAACACGGGGTCCCCGACAGCCACATCAGCCGCGTCTGGGAAGCCATCGCCCTGCACAGCTCACTCGGCCTCGCCGACCGCATGGGCCTGCTGACCTACCTGACCCACAAGGGCGTCTTCACCGACGGCGGCCGCTTCACCGACCTCTCCCCCGAGCTGCAGGAGCCCGTACGTCTCGCCTACCCACGGTCGCCCGATGACCGCTCGCTCCAGCTGGCCATCGTCAACCACGCCCGAAAGTCTCCGAACGCGGCCCCACCCTTCTCCATCGCGGCCGAACTGCTCAGGCAGACCGGCGGCTGACGGGAGCCAGAAGCAGGCCGAAGGTACACGCCTCCTCGGCGGGTGCGTTGTCAGTACGCCTTGACCGTGCCTGGTTCACCTGTGATCTCGCCGTGCAGCAAGGCTATGAAGGCGTCAGCGAACTTCAGCAGGACGCCCGTGCCCAAGTCCCGGCCGAAGGACGTGCGTTCGCCGCCGGTTCCGAACCCGTTGACGACGTCTCTGGGAATCGCCGGGGCCCACTGCAGCAGCCGCTCGCGAACCCGTTCGGACAGCGCGACGACGATGGCGACTCTGTCCGGGGCCGCTCCGAGGTGTTCGTCCAGACGTGAGGAGACGAAGCCCATGAAG is part of the Streptomyces sp. NBC_01262 genome and harbors:
- a CDS encoding GlxA family transcriptional regulator produces the protein MISDDVAAPLRHHVVVLSLPGVLPLELGIAAQIFSMDPNYELTVATTEQVVPVARAGFSVTGTAGLDALEKADTVIVPGYDDIDADVPSAALAALRAPHGRGARIVSVCSGAFALAAAGLLDGRPATTHWQVSDRLQSRYPSIEVQPNRMFVDDGDILTSAGVTAGIDLCLHLIRTDHGAAAANARARFLVAPPQRPGGQAQYVDQLRSRPRSEELAGVRDWMLDNMAAGVTVDDIAARAHMARRTLVRRFRNETGTSPMAWLTDARIDRARELLEATTEPIERIGRLTGLGNPASVRAAFHRRVGTSPQEYRALFRQKTPRPSGVE
- a CDS encoding HD domain-containing protein codes for the protein MNDHLVLPTGDVADAALAIMHKTVDKQIADHSLRSFHFARLTAQQEGLLTDAAYDEGLLFAATAMHDLGLGTLAEGNARFEVEGADIAAKLLAEHGVPDSHISRVWEAIALHSSLGLADRMGLLTYLTHKGVFTDGGRFTDLSPELQEPVRLAYPRSPDDRSLQLAIVNHARKSPNAAPPFSIAAELLRQTGG